In Leptospira koniambonensis, the following proteins share a genomic window:
- a CDS encoding Ig-like domain-containing protein: protein MRKIFNKFNIPIFLILSLFLCVSCHDGLNETEMLSKLGLQWTDSFQYPEITLTNPPNGALEVSSSSRIIIDFNKSMNTIITEGGVSVAANGGNTTFNPAWIFDSRLILEFPSGLTEGKRYEITLNRSGVKDSDGNFLPKNYNFHFYTEGGGHVPTISSSSPQPNGSVVTGWAVNGNIIINFSEPMDEASTNSAVSLSGGAALYVPVWNGNRTQLTLQLKSDLEVGTTYTLKIGTSAKSSAGIALASEYLVVFSTGSTFTRPDVLADVTVGTSWNSPLPSPLPAVNSPYHGVSKFDSFTFQFTETMDRQSVLDAIAFEPSISGVYSWIGPSLLKFTPNNSLTQGKTYRLKIDSTAKSSQGQLLQYGYVIDFVVDDPFTSVPIAFNSVDGKTLSISDCVTLISDLTISGPTFPNQSIENVINPQVACTSVYQFEIRVNTAGGGALKTSGDGDVFSSSNISVDYMYGGPASPALNIYQINYIPSPNPQVLKVLLSGNPGSGLRYKFTLKGGSSGIQDAYGNYLSKDLQFIFYGN from the coding sequence ATGCGAAAAATATTCAATAAATTTAATATACCTATTTTTTTGATCCTTAGTTTATTTCTTTGTGTGTCTTGTCATGACGGGCTAAATGAAACAGAAATGCTTTCCAAACTCGGCCTCCAATGGACAGATTCTTTTCAATATCCAGAGATAACATTGACAAATCCGCCTAATGGCGCGTTAGAAGTGTCTTCCAGTTCAAGGATTATTATAGATTTTAACAAATCGATGAACACAATCATTACCGAAGGCGGGGTTTCGGTTGCTGCAAATGGGGGAAACACCACATTTAATCCAGCTTGGATCTTTGATTCTCGTTTAATTTTAGAATTTCCTAGTGGATTAACCGAAGGGAAAAGATACGAGATTACTTTAAATAGGTCTGGAGTAAAAGATTCAGACGGTAATTTCCTTCCTAAAAACTATAATTTTCATTTTTATACTGAAGGAGGCGGGCATGTCCCAACTATTTCTTCTTCTAGTCCTCAGCCTAACGGAAGTGTGGTTACTGGTTGGGCAGTAAATGGAAATATTATTATAAATTTCTCTGAACCAATGGATGAAGCATCCACGAATTCGGCCGTTTCTTTGAGCGGTGGTGCTGCCTTATATGTTCCAGTGTGGAACGGCAATCGGACTCAATTGACCTTACAGTTAAAATCAGACTTAGAAGTAGGAACTACGTATACATTAAAAATAGGGACTTCGGCAAAAAGTAGTGCCGGAATAGCATTGGCATCCGAATATTTAGTCGTTTTTAGTACTGGATCAACTTTTACGAGACCAGACGTTCTGGCTGACGTAACTGTTGGGACCTCTTGGAATTCTCCTCTTCCAAGTCCCTTACCAGCAGTGAATTCTCCTTATCACGGAGTTTCTAAATTTGATAGTTTTACTTTTCAGTTCACAGAGACAATGGATCGGCAAAGCGTTCTTGACGCTATAGCTTTCGAACCTTCTATTTCAGGTGTTTATAGTTGGATTGGACCATCCTTATTAAAATTTACTCCAAACAATTCATTAACTCAAGGTAAAACTTACAGATTAAAAATAGATTCAACGGCCAAATCATCCCAGGGCCAATTATTACAATACGGATATGTAATTGATTTCGTTGTGGATGACCCCTTCACGAGTGTTCCTATTGCATTTAATAGTGTAGATGGGAAAACACTTTCAATATCAGATTGTGTAACTTTAATTTCGGATCTTACTATTTCAGGACCGACTTTTCCGAATCAATCTATAGAGAATGTGATTAATCCACAGGTAGCTTGTACATCCGTTTACCAATTCGAGATTAGAGTGAATACAGCTGGAGGAGGTGCCTTAAAAACTTCCGGTGATGGAGATGTTTTTTCGAGCTCAAATATTTCAGTTGATTATATGTATGGAGGTCCTGCATCCCCAGCTTTAAATATTTATCAAATTAATTATATTCCAAGTCCTAATCCGCAGGTACTTAAGGTTCTCTTATCCGGAAATCCAGGTAGTGGGCTAAGGTATAAATTTACACTTAAGGGCGGGTCTAGCGGTATACAAGACGCTTACGGAAATTATCTTAGTAAGGATTTGCAATTTATATTTTATGGAAACTAA